ACCAGATCCATCCGGCGGGTGCCGGAGGCAACCGTGACCCGGACCAGCCCGGTGGGCGCCACCTGCGCCTGCGTCATTTCACGAACTCCTCGCGTCGTGCCTGTATCCGGGACGGACCGACCGACTGTCCCGAGAGTGATTCGCCCGCCGGTTCAGACGGCGAGCAGCAGCGCTGACTTTGCCACAAAACGAGCTACGAGGGGGTCGGTGCATGGCACCGGGCCCCCTCGTGTTGCGCTCTCAGGCGGTCTCAGCCGCCGAGACCGGCCGCGCCGCGTCGGTCGGCGTTGTGCATCTCAGCGCCGGCCTCGTTCACGAACTTGCTGCTCTTGTCCAGCGAGAAGGCAAGCTCGCGGATGCTCGCGTTCCACCTGGCCTGAGCCTGGTTGTAGGCGTTCGCCGCCTCACCGGTGAAGTCCTGCTGGAGCTTCAGGATCTGGCTCTCCAGCCCGTCGAGCTCGCGGTCCATCTCCGCCACGCCCTTGAGCAGGATGTCGGTGATGTTGCCCATCTGTCCGTGGTTTACGACAATTTCTTCGCTCATGTCAGTCCCCTTGAAGTCGCTGCGGTGTCAGAACGTGTACTTGGTGCCCTCGACCTGACCGGCGATGGCGCTGCTCTGCGAAGCAACGTCCTGGTCAGCGTCGGAACCGAGCCTGCGAGCGTTCGTCAGACCCTGCGTGAGCAGGTCGAGCGCCTTGGTGATCTCACGGGCCTTGTCGTTGTAGGTGTTCATGAGCTGCTGGAACGAGGTGCCGCCAGCGCCCTTCCACCCCGAGGATCCAGCCGACTGAGCCTCGGTGACAGTGCGGGAGTTGATGCTGTCCAGCTTCTGCTTGGTCTCTTCGATGAAGCCGACGGCGGTGTTGATCGCCTGGCCTTGCTTGATCTCACTGCTCATGGAGCTGTCCTTCCACCGGCGGAACCGGTTTTCCTAGGTTGATACCTGATGGAGCCCGGCTCCCGATGGGCTCCCCCCGAGGTCCGGACAATGTGCTCTTACCCCGTCGCCGGAGTTCTAAACACAATTTCCTGAAGTTTTTTCTAGCCCTGCTCTTTACCCATTGAAACCCGATTCCCACAGATGACGGAAGAACCCTGAGGAAACCACGAAGGAAGCGATGACGGCCGCGCCGCACAGCGACTCCGCCCAGTCTGCCCGCGAGGCCCACTTCGCCGAACGCCAGCCCCGGCCGGTCGCGATCGCCGCGATGACCGTCGCGAAGCCGATCACCACGACACCGAGACCGAACCAACGGACCAGGTCGGGGTCGGCCCAGCCTACGAACGCATGGATGCCGACGGCCAGCGCAATAACGCCGGCGACCCGGAGCACGCCGCGCGGCAGCCAGTAGCGATAGCTGCGCGCCGAGAGCAGGATCACGAAGGCACCGGCGAGCAGGATCACCCAGCCACCGATCTGATCCACGTCGGCGGTCGCGGTCGCCACGACACCGGGACCGCTCACCGCCACCAGACCGAGCACCGCCCACGACGCGGCCGCCAGCGTGCGGGCGCCGCGGTCGGCGACGACGGTGACCTCGTCGTACGGCACCGTCGACGTGCCCGAGGTGGTCTTCGCCCGCGCCGACCAGGCGGTCACCGAGAGCTTGGAGACGTCGAGGAGATAGGAGTCGGGCACGTCGACGGCGTAGGAGGGCACGATCCGCGCGGCCAGTGCGGCAGCCGCGAACAGGATCGACCACGGCACCTGCGGCGACGTGCCGAACAGGGCACACAGCGCCGTCACTACGAAGACGGCCGCGCCGGTCGAGGTCCAGACCTTGAGCGCCGCGTCGACATGGTCGACCAGCGAGCGCGAGATCGTGGCGACGACGGCTGCGCTCAGCCCGGCCATGCCGACCGCCATCGGCAGCGTCTCCACGGTAGGCGTCGAGACGACGACGAAGGCGGCACCGCCGGCGAAGGCCGGGGCGGCGAGCGCCCGGCGTGCGGCGTACGGCCCGGCGGGGGCGATGCCGACGACGGCTCCGACCGCGAGCAGGACGGCGGTGGCCAGCCGATGCCAGCCGTCGGCATGAGCACCGAACCCGGCGCCCGCGACCGCCAGCAACGTGGCGAGACCGACCCAGTAGAACGAGAAGCTGCCGGCCCGCCTGGGAGCGGAGGTCTCGACGACCTCACGCGTCACGTAGGCCTGCGTGGGCGGCGAGTCGGCGGCCAGGAGCACGCCCGTGGTGATGCCGCGCGAGGCGAGCGAGACGTCGGGGTCGAGCACGTCGCCACGCCGGTCACGCAGCGCCGGCGCTGCCGGGAGCCCGACTGCGGTCGCGTACTCCCGAGCGAGGTCGGCGGCGTGTGCATCGGAGGGAACGACGATGTCGACCACGCCGGCAGTGCCGTGGACCGTGACTGCCAGCCCACCTGCTGCGAGCGCCGGCTCAACGGCTTCGGCCGCCTGAGTGGGCATGACACCTCCCGGATGTGTAAAGACCCTGTGACAGAGTTCCACATCGGAAGCTCCAGCGCCCGTTTTACCGGACCCGCGCGGTCAAGGGTAGTAGCGGCGGGTCGAGCGCTCTAAGATCCACACGTCCTGCGGCATCCGGGCCCGCGGGAACCGAATCAGTCTCAGGGGGACACGTGACGATCGCTGCGACTGCCGGCGGCACCCGCACCGAGGAGCCCGAGGTCCCCGAAGGGGAGCTCGCCCTCAACCCGCCACCGGCCATCGAGGACGGCGAGGGCGTCGGCGGCGTGCTGATGAACGCCATCCCCATGCTCGGCAGCCTCGGCTCGATCGTGCTGGTGGCGACCATGCAGCCCGCGGCGGGCGCGGGCGGCGGCGTACCGATCCAGAAGTATCTCGCAGCGGGCATGTTCCTCTTCGCGACGCTCGGCTTCATCTTCGTGCAGATCGACCGGCAGCGGAAGCAGAAGCAGAAGCAGGTCGGCGGTCAGCGCACCGACTATCTCCGCTATCTGGCAGGCATCCGCAAGTCGGCCCGCAAGGCCGGCGAGCAGCAGCGCAAGGCGCTGACCTGGCACTATCCCGCGCCGACGTCGCTGCCCGCGATCGCCGAGGAGCGCAGCCGGCTGTGGGAGCGGCCCAACACCCACAAGCGCTACCTCGACGTACGTTACGGCGTGGCGCACCAGCCCCTGGCCCTCACGCTGAGGCCGCCCGAGCAGACGCCGATCGACCAGGTCGACCCGGCCTCGGCGAGCGCGCTGCACCGGCTTCTGACTGTGCACCGGATCCAGCCCGACCTGCCCGCGGCGACCAACCTGCGCGGCTTCGACAAGATGGAGATCTGCGGCAACGAAGACCAGGCCAGGGCGCTCGCCAGGGCGCTGATCTGCGGGATGACGACCTTCCACTCCCCCGAGCAGCTGGTCGTCGCCGTGCTCACCTCCGAGCGCAACCTGGCCGAGTGGGACTGGGTCAAGTGGCTCCCCCACGCGCAGAGCGGCCGCGAGGTCGACGCCGTGGGCCCGCGGCGCATGGTGGTCACCAACATCAACGACCTCGGCGCGCTGCTTCCGACCGAGGTCGGCGAGCGCGCCCGGTGGGGCACCGACGACCGGATCCCCACGCCGCAGGTGGTGGTGCTCGTCGACGGCGGCAGCGTGCCGCCGGGCAACCACGTGCTGCCCGACGACGGCATCCAGGGCGTCACCGTCATCGACCTACCGACGCACTGGGACGAGCTCTTCGACTCCAGCCGAGTGCGGTTCCTGATCGACGACGAGGAGCCCGACGAGAACAACACGGTCTCCGGCTATCAGGTGCGCGTACGCATGGACCCGGTGCGTCTGCGCGTGGACCAGATGACGTTGGCCGACGCCGAGGCCTACGCTCGGCGCCTGACCGCGCTCTACACGGTGGCACCGGAGGGCTCCGACGCGGCCGCCGAGACCCCGCAGGACACCGAGATCGCCGCCCCGAAGGACTACATGGCGCTGCTCGGTCTGGGTGACGTACGCTCCTTCGACCCGGAGATCGCCTGGCGCCCGCGCGCCAACCGTGACCGGCTGCGGGTGCCGGTGGGTGTCGGCGAGGCCGGCCAGCAGGTCTACATGGACATCAAGGAATCGGCCCAGCAGGGCATGGGGCCGCACGGTCTCGTCATCGGTGCGACCGGCTCCGGCAAGTCGGAGTTCCTCCGCACCCTGGTGCTCGGGCTGGTGCTCACCCACCCGCCCGAGGTGCTCAACCTGGTGCTGGTCGACTTCAAGGGTGGTGCGACCTTCGCCGGCATGGCCGGCATGCCGCACGTCTCCGCGGTGATCACCAACCTCGAGGGCGAGCTCACCCTGGTCGACCGTATGCAGGACGCGCTCTCCGGTGAGATGACCCGGCGCCAGGAGCTGCTGCGCGAGGCCGGCAACTTCTCCTCGCTGAAGGACTACGAGAAGGCGCGCACGCAGGACCCGTCGCTGGATCCGATGCCGTCGCTGTTCATCGTGGTCGACGAGTTCTCCGAGATGCTCTCGGCTAAGCCCGAGTTCATCGACCTCTTCGTCGCGATCGGTCGCCTGGGTCGATCCCTCGGCATCCACCTGCTGCTCGCCTCGCAGCGGCTCGAGGAGGGTCGCCTGCGCGGGCTCGACTCCCACCTCTCCTACCGCGTCGGTCTGCGTACGTTCTCCGCTCAGGAGTCGCGGACCGTGCTCGGGGTGCCCGACGCCTACGAGCTGCCGGCCATCCCGGGCCTGGGTTATCTGAAGCCCGACCCGACCAACATGCAGCGGTTCCGGGCGGCGTACGTCTCCGGGCCGCCGGCCGCCGGGTCGCGGATCCGTCGCGACGAGGGCGGGAAGCTGCAGGGCATCTACCCGTTCTCCGTCGCCGAGGTGAAGCAGCTGGCGCTCCCGGTCGAGGAGGACGAGGCGCCCGCGGCACCGGTGGTCGACGAGGACGGCGTGCAGAAGTCGATGCTCGACATCGCCGTCGACCGGATGGTCGGCCACGGCACGCCCGCCCACCAGGTCTGGCTGCCGCCGCTCGACGTGCCCGACACGCTCGACTCGCTGATGCCCGACCTGACCACCGACCCCGACCTGGGCCTCCACTCGCCGGCCTGGAAGCGCCTCGGCGGCCTGATCGTGCCGCTCGGCATCGTCGACAAGCCGCGTGAGCAGCTGCGCGACACGCTCACCATCGACCTGCGCGGTGCGGCCGGACACGTCGCCGTCATCGGCGCTCCGCGCACCGGCAAGTCGACCCTGATGCGCACGATCCTCACCTCGATGTCGCTGACGATGACGCCGCAGGAAGTGCAGTTCTTCGTGCTCGACTTCGGCGGCGGCACGTTCGCGCCGCTGACCAAGCTCCCCCACGTCGCCGGTGTCGGCACGCGTGCCGAGCCCGATGTCGTACGCCGCGTGCTGGCCGAGGTCTCCGGCATCATCGACCGCCGCGAGGCCTACTTCCGGGCGCAGGGCATCGACTCGATCGAGACCTACCGCACCCGCCGCGCCCGCGGCCAGGCCGACGACGGCTGGGGCGACGTCTTCCTCGTCATCGACGGCTGGGGCACCCTGCGTGCCGACTTCGACGACCTCGAGTACGCCATCCAGGAGCTCGCTCCGCGAGGCCTCACCTTCGGTGTCCACATCGTCGCCGCGGCCGGTCGCTGGGCAGAGTTCCGCTCCTCGATGCGCGACGTCTTCGGCACCAAGCTCGAGCTGCGGCTCGGTGACCCGATGGACTCCGAGCTCGACCGCAAGCTGGCCGCGCTGGTGCCGACCGGACGCCCCGGTCGAGGCATCGTGAAGGAGAAGCTGCACTACCTCAGCGCGCTGCCGCGGGTGGACGGCGACAGCTCCCCCGGCACCCTCGGCGACGGGGTCGACGACCTGATCACCCGGGTCTCAGCCGCCTGGCAGGGGCCCGCCGGGCCCAAGCTGCGACTGCTTCCCGAGAAGATCGCGATCGAACGAGTCCGCGAGCAGGCCGGAGTCACCGAGGAGGAGCCCGGAAAGCGACTTCTTCTCGGCATCAACGAGAAGGAGCTGGCCCCGGTAGGCCTCAACCCCGCCACCGAGCCACACCTGCTCGTCTTCGGAGACGGCCAGTCCGGCAAGTCCGCGATGCTGCGCAACATCGCCCGCGAGATCATGCGGACCCACACGCCGAAGGAAGCCCAGATCGCGGTCGTCGACTACCGACGCTCGCTGCTCGGGGAGATCCCGGACGACTACCAGGTCGGCTACCTGACCTCGGCGACCCAGGCGACTCCCACGCTGAAGGATCTGGCGGACTACATGTCCAAGCGGATTCCTGGGCCCGACGTCACACCCGAGGAGCTGCGCAACCGATCGTGGTGGACGGGCGCGGACCTGTTCGTCCTGGTCGACGACTATGACCTCGTCTCGACCCAACAGGGCTCGCCGCTGGCTCCCCTGCAGCCGCTGATGGCCCAGGCCGGAGACGTCGGGCTCCACGTGATCATCGCCCGTCGCTCGGGTGGTGCCTCGCGGTCGCTCTACGAGTCGGTGATCCAGTCGATGCGCGACCTGGCCATGCCGGGGCTGCTTCTCTCCGGCAGCCCCGACGAGGGCCCGCTGCTCGGCAACCTGCGTCCGGTGCCGACGAACCCCGGTCGTGGTCGACTGATCACGCGCGACCGCGGCATCGAGGTCGTCCAGCTGGCGTGGAGTGAGTCTTCCGTCTAGTGCCTTGACGACCTGACACGTAGGGCTCGCGACCTGGTCACAGGTCGCGAGCCCTATCCATATCCTGCTACCGGACGGTCAGTGCCCGGTGCCGTTGTTGTTGGACCCGTTCCGCAGGACAGGACCCGTGGCGACCTCGTCCGCGCCCGGCATCTTCCACATCTCCGCGGTGAACTTGTCCTTACCGGCAATCAGGACCGACGCCTCGTTGACGTGCTTGTAGTCTCCGCCGACTTCTCTGAGCGGGAGGACCAGGTCATCACGACCGTCGCCGTTGAGGTCGGCGACGGCAGGATAGTCGGGCCCGATGACGTCGTCGTCGACGGTGACAGGGACTGCGGTCTCCCAGGACTTCCGATGGACGAACGTCTCCTCGGCGGCGTCATAGGCGTAGACGCGGATGTCAGATCCCTCGTAGACGACCGCCTCCTCTTTTCCGTCACCGTCGACGTCGGCGAAGATCACCGAGCTCGTGGCCTCGGCGACCCAGGGACCGGGATCTTTCATCTGCGCCTTCTCAAACTTCGTGCCGGTGCTCATCAGCATCGTGGCCACGGCCGGGGATCGCTGATTGCCGCCGAAGGCGATGTCGGCCTTCTTGTCTCCGTCGACGTCACCGACGGTGAAGTTGACGTCCCACGCGGTGCCCTTCCAGGTGGTCGTGAACCACTCGGTGGACTTGGCCCAGGTGTTGTCGGCCTTGCTGAGCATGACGGTGACGTGCATCTTCAGGTCTGTGAGCTTGCCCAGATCCTCGTCCTCGGCGGGCAGCTTCTTCCCGTTGCCGATGGAGATCATCGCCATGTCGTCGCGGCCGTCACCGTTGAAGTCGTCGCAGAACATGGCCAGGCGCTTGCCCGCGGCAGGCACCTGGATGGCGCCGTCGGGCTGGTTCTTCGCGTTGGAGTCGACGTTGAACTGCGATCCGACACCCGAGACCTTGATGACGTCTGCGCGGCCGTCGGCATCCAGGTCACCGATCAGGTTGCCGGAGCCGAGGCCCTTGGTGGTGGCCTTCTCGAAGCCCTTGCCGGTCGAGGCGAACGACGTCGCGGGATCGTTGTCGCCAGCGGAGGCGAAGAGGTGGAACGGACCGCTTCGGAGCACCAGATCGCCCTTCCCGTCGCCGGTCACGTCACCGCGTACGGCGGGTTCGGGCTCGGCCGGAGAATCGGTGGTCGACAGGGTGATCCCGACCGCTGTGCCTCCCGCGGCGACGACGGCAACAGCCGCTGCCGCGGCGATCCACCACTTGGTCTTGGCACGTTTGAGGGTGACGTCAGCACCGGAGGCGAAGCCCATCTGGCGCCCTGCCATCGCCGCGAAGCGGTCGCGCACCCGCACCGCGTCGCTGGTGCGTTGGGCAGGATCCTTGACGAGCAGCCCGCCCTGACCGGAGAGCAGGTCGTTGGCCTGCAGCGTGAAGTCGTCGCGTCCCGGCAGGACGGGGATCTCCTGAGAGCTGTGAGCCATCGCGGTCTCGACGTCGTTGGCCCCGGTGAACGGCACGGTGCCAGTGACCAGCTCGTAGAAGAGGCAGCCCAGCGAATACAGGTCGCTCGCCGGCGAAGCCGACGCACCCATCGCACGCTCGGGCGCCAGGTAGTCCCACGCGCCCGAGTGGATCCCGGGCCTCGCGGTCGCGGAGTCGTGAGCCCGTGCTGCCGCGAAGTCGGAGAGATAGGCGTACGGCGGCTCGTTGCTGTCGCGCAGGAGGATGTTGGACGGCTTCACGTCGCTGTGCACCACCCCGACCTCGGGCGAGTGGATCGCCGCCAGCCCGTCGGCGATCTGGGCACAGATGTCAGCGGCCAGCGCGCCACGGAGGCGACGCTTCGTCTTGAGCAGCGAAGCGAGGTCGCCGCCATCGGCGTACTGGGAGACCAGGTAGGGCGCGCCGTCGCTCGTGCGGCCGCTGGTGTAGACGCCCAGGATGTGGGGCGAGTCGAGCTTGGCCATCAACGAGGCCTGCTTGTTGAAGCGCGAGACGAACTCGGGGTCGCGGGCGGTCTGCCCGAGGAGCACCTTGACCGCGACCGCCCGGTTGAGCCGGGTGTCCGTCGCTCGGTAGACGACCGCCATGTCGTTGGACGCCACCTGCTGCTCGAGCCGGTAGGGACCGATCATCCCGGGCGAGTCGCGCTGAACGGTGGGCTCTGCGCCGGCTCCCGAGGCCGCGGGGGGAGGCGGTGGCGGAGGTGTCTGGGTCGGTTTCTGGGAGTGCGACTGACCCGTGGGTGGGGGCGGTGGGGGCGTCGTCGGAGCGGCGGACGGAGACGGCGGAGGCGGCGGAGGCGGAGGCGGCGGTGTGCTGGGCGGTGTGGTCGGCCGCACCGGCCGGGGCCGGATCGTGGTCTTGTCCGGGTCGGACTCGGGTCTGCGGGGAGGCGTACTGCCGGTGTTTCCGGTGGGATCGCTCATCCGAGAGTTCCTCCCATGAGGTTGTAGAGGTGGACGTCGTCGGGCGACGACTTCCAGGTGGCCATCGTGTGGCCGGGGAACGATCCATCCTTCGAGCCCAGCGCGACGTAGAAGGTGTAGGGGCTGTCGTTGTCCTCCTTGGAGGCAGCCACCACGTCGGTCAGACCATCGCCGTTGACGTCGGAGAGGGTGGCGGGATAACGGCTGGTGGACTCGAGGGTGTCGCGAGGCTTGGGCAGCCGTCCTCGGGTGGCGATGGAGAAGTCGGCCAGGTCGTCGCTGAAGCCTCCGACCGTGATCGACTGACCCTCGCCTCGCCCGGACTCCTCGACCACGACCTCGTCACGGCCGTCGCCGTTGACGTCTCCCGCGAGGAACGAGTTGATCCCCTTGTGCTTGAACGAGAACGCCTTCGCGGCAGCGACGCCCGAGCCGTCGCCCTCATAGAGGTCCAGCCCCGACGTACCCGTGGTCAGGGTGATGTCTTCCGGGTTGCCGGCCGCGCGTCGCAGCACGACCAGGTCAGCCTTCTCGTCGCCGGTGAAGTCGCCGACCGCGATCTGTTCCACCGGGGTCGCCGGGTAGGACGCGAACAGCGTCGGCTCGGCAAATCCCGACTTCGTGCCGCGGTAGACCCAGATCTTTCCCTCTCCGACCGTTCGGCCCTGCTTGTCGAGAGTGGCGTCCGGGTTGCCGAAGCGGGTCGACATGAACAGGTCAGCGACACCGTCGCCGTCGAAGTCGTCCACACCCAGGTCGTAGTAGAAGGTCGACCCGGCCATCTTCTTGCCGTCCGCGACCACCCCGGCCGGAGCCTTGATGGAGCCTTCGAGCCCGCCGTCGAAGTTGAACCCCTTCTTGCTGCGTACGAAGGTCACCAGCGAGTTCTTCCCGTCGCCCGTGAAGTCGGCGCACAGCGGGAACACCTGGTCGCCGTCGTTGTCGGCGGGAAGGGCAGGATCGTCGACGGTCACCGGCTTCGACGGTTTCAGCGTACGGCCGTCGGAGCTCCAGGTGACGACGTCGACCCCTTCACCGTCGGGGTTGGCCACGTTGGTGACCACGTCGCCGAACTTGTCACCGTTCACGTCGGCGTACGCCGCGCCCTTGACGGTCGGGACGATCGGCTCGGGTCCGTCCGCCTTCCACGGCTGGGTGATCGCCAGGGCGCCACCGATGCCGAGCGCTGCGACGCCGACCATGGCCGCGCCGACCCGGAACGGAGTGATCCTGGAGGGGCGCTCGGCCTCCTCGATCAGGATGGCTTCGCTCTCGGTCGGCGCCCGGACCGCGGAGACGGGGATCGGCGCCGGGTTCCGGTCGGCCATCGACGGCGCCGGCACGAGCTGGGCGGGTGCGGTGATCTCCCGCAACTTGAGCAGGTCGTCCTTGAAGGCCGCCGCGCTCTGGTAGCGCTGACGTCGGTCCTTCGCCATCGAGAGCTGCAGGATCCGGTTGGCTCCGCGGGTCCAGGCGTCGTCGCCGACGAACTGCGGGATCGGCGCGTTCTGGTGAGCCATGGCGACCTGCACGGCCTCACCTGAGTAAGGCACCTTGCCGGTCAGCGTGAACCACAGCATGCAGCCCGCGGCGTAGATGTCGCGCGAGGGCGCCGGAGCGATCGGCCGGCCCTGCTCGTCGCGCTCGTCGCGGATGTATTCGGGGGCCAGGTAGTTCCAGGTGCCCGTGATGCCGCCGGCGGGCGAGTCGGACGACGAGGTCGCGATGCCGAAGTCGCACAGGAACCCGAAGGGGTCGATGGGGCTGTTCGGGTTGCGCACCAGCACGTTGGACGGCTTCACGTCCTGGTGGATGATCCCCGCCTGGTGGGCGTCGTGCAGC
The sequence above is drawn from the Nocardioides albertanoniae genome and encodes:
- a CDS encoding protein kinase domain-containing protein; its protein translation is MTTLHPGAVFGHYRMDRILGEGGMGVVYDAFDTQLERQVALKMVHAHLADRQFIDMFIREGQTLAQIRSPHIIAIYDIGEQQGSPFIVTQYIKGGDVTGLVRSKGPLAPHLACLVNAQVAEALHDAHQAGIIHQDVKPSNVLVRNPNSPIDPFGFLCDFGIATSSSDSPAGGITGTWNYLAPEYIRDERDEQGRPIAPAPSRDIYAAGCMLWFTLTGKVPYSGEAVQVAMAHQNAPIPQFVGDDAWTRGANRILQLSMAKDRRQRYQSAAAFKDDLLKLREITAPAQLVPAPSMADRNPAPIPVSAVRAPTESEAILIEEAERPSRITPFRVGAAMVGVAALGIGGALAITQPWKADGPEPIVPTVKGAAYADVNGDKFGDVVTNVANPDGEGVDVVTWSSDGRTLKPSKPVTVDDPALPADNDGDQVFPLCADFTGDGKNSLVTFVRSKKGFNFDGGLEGSIKAPAGVVADGKKMAGSTFYYDLGVDDFDGDGVADLFMSTRFGNPDATLDKQGRTVGEGKIWVYRGTKSGFAEPTLFASYPATPVEQIAVGDFTGDEKADLVVLRRAAGNPEDITLTTGTSGLDLYEGDGSGVAAAKAFSFKHKGINSFLAGDVNGDGRDEVVVEESGRGEGQSITVGGFSDDLADFSIATRGRLPKPRDTLESTSRYPATLSDVNGDGLTDVVAASKEDNDSPYTFYVALGSKDGSFPGHTMATWKSSPDDVHLYNLMGGTLG
- a CDS encoding WXG100 family type VII secretion target — encoded protein: MSEEIVVNHGQMGNITDILLKGVAEMDRELDGLESQILKLQQDFTGEAANAYNQAQARWNASIRELAFSLDKSSKFVNEAGAEMHNADRRGAAGLGG
- the eccCa gene encoding type VII secretion protein EccCa codes for the protein MTIAATAGGTRTEEPEVPEGELALNPPPAIEDGEGVGGVLMNAIPMLGSLGSIVLVATMQPAAGAGGGVPIQKYLAAGMFLFATLGFIFVQIDRQRKQKQKQVGGQRTDYLRYLAGIRKSARKAGEQQRKALTWHYPAPTSLPAIAEERSRLWERPNTHKRYLDVRYGVAHQPLALTLRPPEQTPIDQVDPASASALHRLLTVHRIQPDLPAATNLRGFDKMEICGNEDQARALARALICGMTTFHSPEQLVVAVLTSERNLAEWDWVKWLPHAQSGREVDAVGPRRMVVTNINDLGALLPTEVGERARWGTDDRIPTPQVVVLVDGGSVPPGNHVLPDDGIQGVTVIDLPTHWDELFDSSRVRFLIDDEEPDENNTVSGYQVRVRMDPVRLRVDQMTLADAEAYARRLTALYTVAPEGSDAAAETPQDTEIAAPKDYMALLGLGDVRSFDPEIAWRPRANRDRLRVPVGVGEAGQQVYMDIKESAQQGMGPHGLVIGATGSGKSEFLRTLVLGLVLTHPPEVLNLVLVDFKGGATFAGMAGMPHVSAVITNLEGELTLVDRMQDALSGEMTRRQELLREAGNFSSLKDYEKARTQDPSLDPMPSLFIVVDEFSEMLSAKPEFIDLFVAIGRLGRSLGIHLLLASQRLEEGRLRGLDSHLSYRVGLRTFSAQESRTVLGVPDAYELPAIPGLGYLKPDPTNMQRFRAAYVSGPPAAGSRIRRDEGGKLQGIYPFSVAEVKQLALPVEEDEAPAAPVVDEDGVQKSMLDIAVDRMVGHGTPAHQVWLPPLDVPDTLDSLMPDLTTDPDLGLHSPAWKRLGGLIVPLGIVDKPREQLRDTLTIDLRGAAGHVAVIGAPRTGKSTLMRTILTSMSLTMTPQEVQFFVLDFGGGTFAPLTKLPHVAGVGTRAEPDVVRRVLAEVSGIIDRREAYFRAQGIDSIETYRTRRARGQADDGWGDVFLVIDGWGTLRADFDDLEYAIQELAPRGLTFGVHIVAAAGRWAEFRSSMRDVFGTKLELRLGDPMDSELDRKLAALVPTGRPGRGIVKEKLHYLSALPRVDGDSSPGTLGDGVDDLITRVSAAWQGPAGPKLRLLPEKIAIERVREQAGVTEEEPGKRLLLGINEKELAPVGLNPATEPHLLVFGDGQSGKSAMLRNIAREIMRTHTPKEAQIAVVDYRRSLLGEIPDDYQVGYLTSATQATPTLKDLADYMSKRIPGPDVTPEELRNRSWWTGADLFVLVDDYDLVSTQQGSPLAPLQPLMAQAGDVGLHVIIARRSGGASRSLYESVIQSMRDLAMPGLLLSGSPDEGPLLGNLRPVPTNPGRGRLITRDRGIEVVQLAWSESSV
- a CDS encoding protein kinase domain-containing protein; its protein translation is MIGPYRLEQQVASNDMAVVYRATDTRLNRAVAVKVLLGQTARDPEFVSRFNKQASLMAKLDSPHILGVYTSGRTSDGAPYLVSQYADGGDLASLLKTKRRLRGALAADICAQIADGLAAIHSPEVGVVHSDVKPSNILLRDSNEPPYAYLSDFAAARAHDSATARPGIHSGAWDYLAPERAMGASASPASDLYSLGCLFYELVTGTVPFTGANDVETAMAHSSQEIPVLPGRDDFTLQANDLLSGQGGLLVKDPAQRTSDAVRVRDRFAAMAGRQMGFASGADVTLKRAKTKWWIAAAAAVAVVAAGGTAVGITLSTTDSPAEPEPAVRGDVTGDGKGDLVLRSGPFHLFASAGDNDPATSFASTGKGFEKATTKGLGSGNLIGDLDADGRADVIKVSGVGSQFNVDSNAKNQPDGAIQVPAAGKRLAMFCDDFNGDGRDDMAMISIGNGKKLPAEDEDLGKLTDLKMHVTVMLSKADNTWAKSTEWFTTTWKGTAWDVNFTVGDVDGDKKADIAFGGNQRSPAVATMLMSTGTKFEKAQMKDPGPWVAEATSSVIFADVDGDGKEEAVVYEGSDIRVYAYDAAEETFVHRKSWETAVPVTVDDDVIGPDYPAVADLNGDGRDDLVLPLREVGGDYKHVNEASVLIAGKDKFTAEMWKMPGADEVATGPVLRNGSNNNGTGH
- a CDS encoding WXG100 family type VII secretion target — protein: MSSEIKQGQAINTAVGFIEETKQKLDSINSRTVTEAQSAGSSGWKGAGGTSFQQLMNTYNDKAREITKALDLLTQGLTNARRLGSDADQDVASQSSAIAGQVEGTKYTF